DNA sequence from the Candidatus Fluviicola riflensis genome:
CAAAACGGGTGCTGCCCTGGATTCCAAGTTTGAGATCACACGTGAGATGTCGGAGAAAATCTTCGTGATTCCGCCGGAAAGAACACGTTATTTGTCGGAGATTTCAGAAAATAACCGCGGTTTTGACAAATGGGTCGATAACCAGGTGAATGTTGCTGATCGTTTATACGGATTGGATCGTACGTTGGAAACGTTGCAAACTTCTACGCTGGAGGACAAAGACCGTTTGATCAAAGGTATTCAGGAAACGATGGAAATTGAACGTCGTAACCTCGATCCGCACAACTGGGAAGTGATTCAGCAGTGGGCGGCTAAAAAAGCGAGTTACGCCGGACCAGAGTTTATTTTTAAAGTGCGCGACAAAGAATTGCGCATGCAAACCCATACCGAATCGCTTTCGCATTCACAGATCCCGAAAGTGGCGTTGCCGAAGTTTAAAGGATGGGGTGATATTTTGCGTTGGTCATTGCAGGAAAATGTTCCGGGTGAATTCCCCTACACAGCAGGTTTGTTCCCGTTCAAACGCGAAGGCGAAGATCCGACGCGTATGTTTGCGGGCGAAGGCGGGCCTGAACGTACCAATCGTCGTTTTCACTACGTAAGTTTGGGAATGCCGGCCAAGCGTTTGTCTACGGCGTTTGACTCCGTAACTTTATACGGAAATGATCCGGCTATTCGTCCGGATATCTATGGTAAAGTCGGCAACTCGGGTGTTTCGATCTGTTGTTTGGACGATGCTAAGAAACTCTACTCCGGTTTTGATTTGTCGCACCCGGCTACTTCGGTTTCCATGACCATCAACGGTCCGGCGCCGATGCTGCTCGGATTTTTTATGAATGCGGCCATCGACCAGAATTGCGAGAAATACATCAGGGAAAACGGCCTTGAAAAAGAAGTAGAAGCCAAAATTGCAGCGATTTACAAAGCAAAAGGCGTTGACCGTCCGCGTTACCAGGGCGATTTACCGGAAGGAAACGACGGTTTGGGCTTGATGCTTCTTGGTGTTACTGGCGATCAGGTGTTGCCAGCCGATGTGTATCACATGATTAAATTCGACACGTTAAAACAAGTCCGCGGAACCGTTCAGGCAGACATTCTGAAAGAAGACCAGGCGCAAAACACCTGTATTTTCTCTACGGAATTTGCCTTGCGTCTGATGGGCGACGTTCAGCAATACTTCATCGACAAACAGGTTCGTAATTTCTACTCGGTTTCCATTTCGGGGTATCACATTGCCGAAGCGGGCGCGAATCCGATTACGCAATTGGCGTTTACGCTTTCGAATGGTTTCACGTACGTGGAATATTACCTGAGTCGAGGCATGAACATCAACGATTTCGGGCCGAATTTATCGTTCTTCTTTTCGAACGGAATCGATCCGGAATATGCGGTAATCGGCCGTGTGGCACGAAGAATCTGGGCAAAAGCCCTCGCGAAGAAATATGGTGCCAACTCCCGTGCGCAGATGTTGAAATACCATATTCAGACATCGGGTCGTTCGCTGCACGCACAGGAAATCGATTTCAACGATATTCGCACGACTTTACAAGCATTGTACGCGATTTACGATAACTGTAACTCGCTGCACACCAATGCTTACGATGAAGCGATTACGACACCTACGGAAGAATCGGTTCGTCGTGCGATGGCCATTCAGCTGATCATCAACCGCGAATTGGGCTTGGCGAAAAACGAAAACCCGTTACAAGGATCGTTTATCATCGAAGAACTAACCGATTTGGTAGAAGAGGCTGTGTTGAGCGAATTCGACCGTATTACCGAACGTGGTGGTGTATTGGGTGCGATGGAAACGATGTACCAACGCTCGAAAATCCAGGAAGAATCGTTGTACTACGAAACGTTGAAACACAACGGTGAATTCCCGATCATCGGGGTGAATACTTTCTTAAGTTCGAAAGGTTCACCAACGGTTGAGCCTCGCGAAGTCATCCGTGCATCGGAAGAAGAAAAAGAGTACCAAATTTCAATGCTGGAAAACCTGCACAGCGCGCACGCGGATAAAATCCCGGGCATGATCAAACAAATACAACAAGCGGCGATCCAAAACCAAAATATGTTCGAAGAACTGATGGAAGTGTGTAAATATGCTTCGCTGGGTCAGATTACAAGCGCGTTGTTTGAGGTTGGTGGTCAGTATAGAAGAAATATGTAAATCAATTTTGAATGTTTAATGTTGAATGAACAATTAGGCTTAAGCATTCAAAGAGATTAACCACATAGAACACATAAGGAAACATAGTTTTTAGCAATTATTCTATATGAACTATGTGTTCTATGTGGTTAGAAAATTAGTGTTCAGTAAAATGAATGGTTCCCGTTTCGCTTTAGTCGGATGGGGATTTTTGTTTTAATGATTTATTTCAACGTTTTTAGCTGTTACTTTTTGAATGGGTTTACTTTAGTAAGTATGAAAACGATTCTCCTGATTTCGCTTTTGCTAATTCTGTCAGCTTGTTGTCTTGAAAAAACGACAGCGGAGCCGAAGAAGGATGCCGACGAGTTTGTTTTAAAGCAGCGAACGATTCAAGTGAATTTTCATCCGCTGAATTCGATTCGTTATAAGGACTATTTAATTATTCAGGGGGAAGATGATCAGGAAGCCTTTTGTTTTGAAGTGTATGATCTGAAAACAGGAAAAACCGACACCGCCTTTTACCGGCAAATAGCCATGGACAGTATTTACGGTTTCATTATTCGAAACGAGCAATTGATGGCGCGCTCAGTAACTAATCAGTGGAAAGTTTGGGACAAAAACGGTTGGCAAATTGCACAATCCTATTCTGATTTTTTCTTTGCTCAGGTTATGAAAGACGGACGTCCACAGAATCTTAAATTTCTTCATGAAGATGCGACTTACTTTGTTTACGGGGTTAATCTCGGTGAATGGGGTGGTGGTGCTTTCTTTTATCATAAACGATCCGGGAAAACATATTCTTTTCAAAAAAATGATCCGGTAGATGTTCTTAAATCAAAAGAGGGATACGAGTTATCCGTATCAATGCCTCATGGCAGTGGATTTGTATCGATAGTTACAATTCATGATCCGTTAAAGCTGGAACTGGTTCCAGATAAGTTGAGTTTTTTGAAACATGAATTTGGCGAGATCACATCTCAGCAGGTATATGACTTTTGGAAGCTAAATGAGCAAAGAAATCTCCCGTTTGCATTGTTTTTCAGGCAATTCACCTCAAAGGAGACTGATGAATCAGAGTTTCGGTTTGCTGCTCATGAATACTACAATTCGCTTCTTAAGAATGATCCAAACATCGATTTTAAACTAGATACGATTGGAATGGATAAAGCTTTTTTATGTTACGGTTCATTTGATTTTAAAAGTAAAACCACCTATCTGATCCAGGATTCAATACTTTACCTAGTACAAATGGAAAAAGGAAAATTAGCGCGAATACAAGCTTTTCCTGAACAAAAGGAATTACCGTATTATACTTCAATGATCGAACACAAGAAAGGCAGAAATTCATACTCACTTTGGTCAAGTAAGGGCTATAACGATCACGAATTAATGGTCAGGCACGTTTGGCTTTCTGTTTCAGGAACGACTATTTACAGGTATAATATCGTGCACATGGATTAACAAATGGTGGAGTATCTACGGGTTATGTATGGGGTTGATATGGGTGATTTACGGGTGGAACCTGAGCGAACCGCTGAGTCTCTTTATGTCCCGTCCTGAAAAAAGCTGACAGTTTTTGAAAGTGTACTGATATTATTTGACAGTTAAAAAAAGCGTACTGATATAGCTTTACACTTACAGGATAAATGTAGCTAAAATTTCATTCCATTGTCATTATGTTTTTTGTTTTATATTTCTTGGGTTTCCATCTTTTAGTCAGTGTTCCTTGTAATTCATGCGCTTGTTCAGGCGTGTAATAGTCACAACTTGCATGAGGGCGTTGATCAATACTGAATATTAAACTCTCCACCAGTTACCGTTTTGGTTCCGGCTGGAGAAACGCGTGTCAATGTACAATTGTACGTTCCGGTGATTTTGTCGTTTACTGTATCGTGTGCAGTGATCGTGAGTGTTCCCGGATCGGAAATATACGATGTCGCATAATTGTCATCTGTGTGGGTCAATCGGGCAGAAAGTCCGGGTCCCATTGGATAGGTTCCTGCCTGCAATGAATCACCCAGTGCAAGTCCGAAAATGAGTCCGCCATTGATGTTGGTTTGGATAATAAGCATTCCCGCTGTGTGCTGTGACGAATAAAACTCGGTTTGAAGGGAAGTGTCGTCAACTTTTAAGGCGAAGGTTTTTAACGTCGGGCCACTGGACTCGCCTGTGGTTTCTTTGTCTTTTTTGCAGGAAAATAACGTGAGAGCCGATAAGGTGATTACGGCAATGGATAAAAATGGTGTTTTCATGTCGTGTGATTTAGGTGACAAATAAACGAAGAAAAAGCTAAGAGACGTATTTGATTTTAAATGTAAAATTGAAAATGTAAAATTGAAAAGGGTGTTTTCATCGAAGTGATCTTTTCAATTAAATGGTTAGCTTATCCAGCACATACTTGATCAACCCATTCATCTCGTCATCAAAACCTTTTGAAAACAGCATGTTAGGTCGGTTGGCAACGCCCAGGCAAATTGTAGCGCATTCGTGGCCCATGGCTTTGCCTAATGCAAATAAAGCCGAACTTTCCATTTCGAAGTTCATCACTTTCAGATTGCCTTGGCGAAAAGCAGTGAGTTGTTCGTTGATTTCAGGTGTTCGGAGCCCCAGGCGTAAGGAACGGCCTTGCGGGCCATAAAAACCGCTGCTGGTAACGGTGATTCCTTTGTGAGTTAATTCCGAAGACAGCAAATCAGTCAGCGATTTCGATGCTTCGGTGCAATACGGTTGTATAGTCGGCGGGAATTGTAAATGCGTTGTCAATGCGGAAGCGATGGCTTGTTCTTCTGCCAAAAAGTCAATCGGGTAGAAGTGAGCCACATTGTCCAGGCCATAAGCGTGTGTCGATAAAATATAACTGTGCACCGGAATTTCGGGTTGCAGAATGCCACAGGTACCAATGCGAACCAATCTTAAGGAGGTCTGCGACGATTTATTGGTGCGGCTTTTCAGGTCGATGTTCGCTAACGCATCCAGTTCGTTGACACAAATATCAACGTTGTCTGTGCCAATTCCGGTTGAAAGCACGGTAATGCGTTTCCCGTTATAAGTTCCGGTGTGAGTAGTGAATTCACGGTGATGTGAACGGTGTTCTACCTGGTCAAAAAACGCAGAAATGAGTCCAACACGATCCTGATCACCAACCAGGATAACGGTTTCAGCTACATGTTCAGGAAGTAAACCTAAGTGGTAAACCTGACCGTGGGCATCCAGTACTAATTCTGACGGAGGGTAGTTCATCTCTTTTGAAATGTAAAATGTAAAATTGAAAATTGAAAAGGGTGACTTCTCTTTTCAATTTTCAATTTCACATTTTCAATTAATTTTTAACGCTTCCGAATACTTTTTGCAAAATATCCGAAACACGAGCCATAGGATCTTTACGGATTTTGTTTTCCTCCAATTCAACCATGTGGAACAAACCAACAATGGCACGATCGGTTACGTATTCGCTCAGATCAGGGTTTAATTTTTGTCCGCCGGTCAACTGCATAGCACCGTTGTATTTATTGATGATCGGATTCCAGTATTCTGTCAGTTTCACTGTGCTGATGGCAGCGTCTACTTTCGGTTTGAAAGCCGCGACCAATTGAGCTCGTGTATTATCGCGAAGGAAACGTGTTGCAGAGCCGTCGCCACCGTTAAGAATCGCAAAACCGTCAGAAATACTCATGTTTAAGATCGCATTTTTGAAAATCGGCAAT
Encoded proteins:
- a CDS encoding methylmalonyl-CoA mutase, which encodes MEHIAPYTSKNNIRIVTAASLFDGHDAAINIMRRIIQSTGCEVIHLGHDRSVEEVVDTAIQEDAQAIAMTSYQGGHIEYFKYMHDLLREKGAPHIKIFGGGGGTILLSEIEELHAYGITRIYHPDNGRSMGLQGMINDLVQQADFPVGDVLKDEVNHIAEKHVPSIARLISAAESFPELAVEAMKKVHEMAGGNHVPVLGITGTGGAGKSSLVDELVRRFLLDFPDKQIAVVSVDPSKRKTGGALLGDRIRMNAIKNSRVYMRSLATRQSNLALSKHVSEAIQILKAANYDLIVLETSGIGQSDTEILDHSDVSLYVMTPEYGAATQLEKIDMLDFADVIALNKFDKRGALDALRDVRKQYQRNHQLWDKNVDEMPVFGTIASQFNDPGMNTLYKIIMDKVRDKTGAALDSKFEITREMSEKIFVIPPERTRYLSEISENNRGFDKWVDNQVNVADRLYGLDRTLETLQTSTLEDKDRLIKGIQETMEIERRNLDPHNWEVIQQWAAKKASYAGPEFIFKVRDKELRMQTHTESLSHSQIPKVALPKFKGWGDILRWSLQENVPGEFPYTAGLFPFKREGEDPTRMFAGEGGPERTNRRFHYVSLGMPAKRLSTAFDSVTLYGNDPAIRPDIYGKVGNSGVSICCLDDAKKLYSGFDLSHPATSVSMTINGPAPMLLGFFMNAAIDQNCEKYIRENGLEKEVEAKIAAIYKAKGVDRPRYQGDLPEGNDGLGLMLLGVTGDQVLPADVYHMIKFDTLKQVRGTVQADILKEDQAQNTCIFSTEFALRLMGDVQQYFIDKQVRNFYSVSISGYHIAEAGANPITQLAFTLSNGFTYVEYYLSRGMNINDFGPNLSFFFSNGIDPEYAVIGRVARRIWAKALAKKYGANSRAQMLKYHIQTSGRSLHAQEIDFNDIRTTLQALYAIYDNCNSLHTNAYDEAITTPTEESVRRAMAIQLIINRELGLAKNENPLQGSFIIEELTDLVEEAVLSEFDRITERGGVLGAMETMYQRSKIQEESLYYETLKHNGEFPIIGVNTFLSSKGSPTVEPREVIRASEEEKEYQISMLENLHSAHADKIPGMIKQIQQAAIQNQNMFEELMEVCKYASLGQITSALFEVGGQYRRNM